Genomic DNA from Candidatus Zixiibacteriota bacterium:
GATTTGTTAGAATTACATAACCGGCTCTACACGGGAATTCTGGCTCCTTATCTTGTCGCGGGAATCGAATATATTCCGCATCTATCGCTCGGCCGCTTCGCTCAATCCGATGCAACGGCCGCCTGTGAAAGAGGAAAGAAATGTCCTTTTGATTCGCAGAATTATTGGGAGGCCCTGAAAAAGGCGCGGGAGCAGAATTTATATTATGAATGCATGGTCGATAGAATCCATCTGCTGAAGATTGACGCGGAGAAAATTTCATTCTTCAGACAATTCATGTTTGACGTATGAATAATTTCCTTATCACCGGTACTCCCGGAGTAGGCAAGACCACTCTCATCAAATCCCTTTTTGATGAACTGGTGCAATTCAATCCGGTCGGCTTCTATACCGCCGAAATAAGAGAGAGTGGCATACGCCGCGGCTTCGAGCTGGATGATTTCCACGGGCACAAGGACTTGCTTTCCCATATTCAGGTAAAGAGCGTCCATCGAGTAGGCAAATATGGTGTCGATATCGAGGGATTCGAACGATATCTCGATACAATCGAATTCAAAAAGACCGATTGCCGGCTGGTCATTATTGACGAGATCGGCAAAATGGAATGTCTTTCGGGCAAGTTTTTGGCTCTTATTAATGAGCTTCTCGATTCCGAAAAAACTCTCATCGCCACCGTAGCTGTGGTGGGCGGCGGCATTATTTCTGATGTGAAACGGCGCCAGGATGCCAGGATATTTCAGGTCACCGCCGCCAACCGCGATTCGCTTGCTTCCGAAATTGTAAGATATGCCAATGATGCCTTGACCTGATTATCATATTGGCGATTGTTATGTGATCCGTCGGCCGGGGATGCCGGAGACGACCAGAGCGGCAAAGATGAATAAGCCGCCGATTGCACTATGCATAACAAATTTCTCTCCGCCGACTGTCCAGGCAAAAATTGCTGCAAAAACCGGCTCCATGGAAAAGATCAGCGAGACTTTCAGCGGTGAGGTTATTTTCTGTGCAAGCATCTGAATCACAAAAGCCGTCATGGTAGGGAATAAGGCCAGGAAGATCACCGTCATAGCCACCGAGCTGCCGCGAACTCCCAGCGGCGAGCCGGACAGTAAGCCGGCCCCAAGACTGATAAGCCCTACCAGAATAAATTGCTGGCAATTTACCACATAGGGATCCAGTCCGGCTTTCATATAACGGTCGGAATAGAGCAGGTGAAGCGCATATGCCATCGCCGCCACCAGTGTCAGTATATCGCCGGTATTGATTTCTTTCAACCCGCCGGTAAGTATCCAGAGACCGATCAGCGATGTAATCGAGGCGATTATTTCCATTCGAGTGGGTTTTCTTTTGAAAATTGTCCTCAAAAATAGCGGTACAAAGGCGACAAACAGGCCGGTTATGAATCCGGAGTTGGAGGCGGTTGTGATCCCCAGACCTATCGTCTGCGGTATATAAAGGAGTGTCAGAATCACTGCCAGGATAGATGCTTTTCCCAGCTCTCTAAAAACCGGCCGATGACTGAGGAGCAAAAATATCAGAAGAACCAGCCCGGCCAATAGAAATCTGTAGGCCACCATTATCACCGGGTCAATTCCGGCCAGAGCCCCTTTCACCATAAAAAAAGTAGCGCCCCAGATGGCGGCAGCGTAGAAAAGGCCAAAATCGGCCAGAACTCTCTTTGACCTCGGCAAGGTACTCGGGATATTCATATTGGGAGTATCAAGTTTCCGGCCATGTTTGTCAAAGAATTTCTCACCCGATGGTATCAATCAGACCGCCGGCACGAATTGACTGTTATCCGCTAATTGTCACTTCTCTAAGGAAGCGGGCCGAGTCCTCCGGAGGTACCGTGTTGATATAAATACCAGAGCCGATTTCAAATCCGGCCGGAATGGAAATCTTCGGCACGATCACCATATACCAGTGCTGGTGACGGGTGTCTTCATCGCCGCTGGGTGCGGAACGAAGAATATAGTTGTAGTCCGGGTTGTTGAGGCCGTGATATATTCTTCCCAGAATGTCCTGCAGGACTCCCGCGAATTCCGACAGTTCCTCATCCGAAGCAAGCGTAAATCCGGCCTGATGCCTTTTAGGATAAATCCTTGATTCAAAAGGAGAGCGGGCGGCAAAAGGGCAGAAAGAAACAAAATTCTCGGATTCGAGAATGATTCGTTCTCCCTGACGAATCTCTTCCTCGATCAAATCGCAAAAGACACAGCGACCATGCTTGTCATAATGAAGAACGGCCTGCTCCATCGGGTAGCGCACATGGGGTGGAACGATAGGGGTGGCGATTATCTGCGAGTGGGGGTGCTCCAGTGAGGTTCCTGCCCGCGCACCGTGATTTCGAAATATGGTGACTAGGTTGATATTCTCATTTTTGCTCATCTCGCGTTGCCGTTCGCGGTAGGCGCGCAGCACCCCGGCGACCTCTTCGACACTCATGAGGGCAAGTGTCTGATCATGCCGCGGGTGTTCGATCACCACCTCGGCCAGGCCGAATCCCTTGGCCGAAAGGAATGAACCGACCTGCATCCTGGTGGCTGTCAACCTCGGCTGCAACGCCGCATATTTGTTTGGTACTACCCGGACCTGCCAGGGCCCGC
This window encodes:
- a CDS encoding 2'-5' RNA ligase family protein, translated to MQYSIVIYPDIDCEKINALRRQYDPNYNLIAPHITLVFPFSEEVNEQGLMDHINNVLREKRPFKITLSGLRKSDDHWLFLLIDDGKQDLLELHNRLYTGILAPYLVAGIEYIPHLSLGRFAQSDATAACERGKKCPFDSQNYWEALKKAREQNLYYECMVDRIHLLKIDAEKISFFRQFMFDV
- a CDS encoding AAA family ATPase gives rise to the protein MNNFLITGTPGVGKTTLIKSLFDELVQFNPVGFYTAEIRESGIRRGFELDDFHGHKDLLSHIQVKSVHRVGKYGVDIEGFERYLDTIEFKKTDCRLVIIDEIGKMECLSGKFLALINELLDSEKTLIATVAVVGGGIISDVKRRQDARIFQVTAANRDSLASEIVRYANDALT
- a CDS encoding DMT family transporter; protein product: MIPSGEKFFDKHGRKLDTPNMNIPSTLPRSKRVLADFGLFYAAAIWGATFFMVKGALAGIDPVIMVAYRFLLAGLVLLIFLLLSHRPVFRELGKASILAVILTLLYIPQTIGLGITTASNSGFITGLFVAFVPLFLRTIFKRKPTRMEIIASITSLIGLWILTGGLKEINTGDILTLVAAMAYALHLLYSDRYMKAGLDPYVVNCQQFILVGLISLGAGLLSGSPLGVRGSSVAMTVIFLALFPTMTAFVIQMLAQKITSPLKVSLIFSMEPVFAAIFAWTVGGEKFVMHSAIGGLFIFAALVVSGIPGRRIT
- the galT gene encoding galactose-1-phosphate uridylyltransferase → MMSEFRQNLATKEWVILAPERGKRPHDIAREQLRRELPPPFRAECPFCPGNEGQTEESVYIYPQSGPWQVRVVPNKYAALQPRLTATRMQVGSFLSAKGFGLAEVVIEHPRHDQTLALMSVEEVAGVLRAYRERQREMSKNENINLVTIFRNHGARAGTSLEHPHSQIIATPIVPPHVRYPMEQAVLHYDKHGRCVFCDLIEEEIRQGERIILESENFVSFCPFAARSPFESRIYPKRHQAGFTLASDEELSEFAGVLQDILGRIYHGLNNPDYNYILRSAPSGDEDTRHQHWYMVIVPKISIPAGFEIGSGIYINTVPPEDSARFLREVTISG